One genomic window of Gammaproteobacteria bacterium includes the following:
- the rpmG gene encoding 50S ribosomal protein L33, whose translation MREKVKLVSSAGTGHFYTTMKNKRNTPDKLEMKKYDPVVRRHVTYKEAKIK comes from the coding sequence ATGCGTGAGAAGGTCAAACTGGTCTCCAGCGCCGGCACCGGCCACTTCTATACGACCATGAAAAACAAGCGTAATACGCCGGACAAGTTGGAAATGAAAAAATACGATCCCGTGGTGCGCAGACACGTGACGTACAAGGAAGCCAAAATCAAGTAA